A stretch of DNA from Temnothorax longispinosus isolate EJ_2023e chromosome 2, Tlon_JGU_v1, whole genome shotgun sequence:
acATCAAcgcgaatttttaaaaattgtttggaGTCGACTTAGAGTCGGTTCGGAGTTTtagataagatatataaatatttttttattgaaactaATGAAAAACatccttatttattttccaaaagtaaaaatggttaatataaatttgttttaaaataaaagtcatgtaaaattaaataattaaatccaaatttttaatgttgaattttgaataaaaaaatttgcgtttttctttttcatctgATGCGTATTTAAAAGTATCCGCGTTCTGGTTAGTATAGTTATAGTTAACATCCTCATTGCTAGATGTCGTTTCATAGTAGTATTTTTCTTGAGTGACTTGAGTGTCTAAACTACTCCAAACACGATCACGTGTTTCTAGTTACTGTGTTGCTGAGTAAGACATTTATTCAATTGTCAATACGACATAGTTAttgataaaacttatattcCTTCTACAAGCTAATCATACACGTCAAGATCATGGGCAAGACATACTATTGCGATTATTGCGACAGATTTTTCAAGGATGATGTCGAAGCTCGTAAAAAACATCTATCCAGTTTGCAGCATGTAGCAAATCGAGAGAGtcattataaaacatataaaggtaagcattaaaaataacgtttttcttatttaattcttcAGTTAATGTTGTTATACATAACCTCTCTCATACTTGCATACAATCAATCGCAATCAGACTACacactaatttattattaacatcttTAGACCCGGAGACGATATTGAAGGAGATATACAACAAAACTCCGTGTAAACGCTACATGACCGTTGGAGACTGCGCTTTTGGTTTGGGCTGCCGATTTTCGCATTACACCCCACTAATGATATGGGAACTTCAACAGCTCGGTAATTATTCTATCGACCGTCCTATCATTGTCGCGTTAACTCTCAGTAGATAAAATTAGtacataaaattctatttccaGCTGCAATGAAAAACTCCAAAGTCTCGGCAGCACAACCTAAGGACGGTTGGCCAGATTCAGAAGATATTATCAAGGAATATTTCGAGCACAGCATTGTTTCGAGCGGCAGCAAGGACCCTACCTCGATGTGGTGTCCATCGCCAGCGGTCGGTTGTCTTTATTTACCACCGTCTTTGCAGCCCGTCACAGCGGAAAGAATGACGGAGTGCAATTTTAGTAAATGGGG
This window harbors:
- the LOC139808590 gene encoding zinc finger matrin-type protein 5 encodes the protein MGKTYYCDYCDRFFKDDVEARKKHLSSLQHVANRESHYKTYKDPETILKEIYNKTPCKRYMTVGDCAFGLGCRFSHYTPLMIWELQQLAAMKNSKVSAAQPKDGWPDSEDIIKEYFEHSIVSSGSKDPTSMWCPSPAVGCLYLPPSLQPVTAERMTECNFSKWG